From a region of the Hippopotamus amphibius kiboko isolate mHipAmp2 chromosome 3, mHipAmp2.hap2, whole genome shotgun sequence genome:
- the LOC130849745 gene encoding pregnancy-associated glycoprotein 2-like, giving the protein MKWLGILGLVALSECLVIIPLTEIKTMREALREKNLRTNFLEENTDNRSQNATDDPNISFLPIKNFPNLAYAGKITIGTPPQEVRVLFDTSTADMWVSCIQCPSFFRHTRKHFNHHLSTTFQLAGRAFNVQCGVGRIVGFIGSDTVRIMNLVDLGQEFGLSVKEIGYHNSFSGGVLGLAYPSRASKGITPVFDKLKTQGLISQPVFAFYLSTRKENGSVVMFGGVDHSYHKGQLKWIPVSRTHFWQITMNCITMNGRIVGCYLGCQAILDTGTSLLAGPTRLVTVIQKLINATPSGQQYLVPCGNIRKLPTIIFTINHIDYPVPAQTYVWKSPHGPCISMLQGGTETLNQPETWVLGNAFLRLYFSVYDRGNNRIGLAPAV; this is encoded by the exons ATGAAGTGGCTTGGGATCCTCGGGctggtggccctctcagagtgcctagtcat AATCCCTCTAACGGAGATCAAGACCATGCGAGAAGCCCTCAGAGAAAAAAACCTGCGGACAAATTTCTTGGAGGAGAACACTGACAACAGGTCCCAGAATGCCACTGATGACCCGAATATTTCTTTTCTACCCATCAAGAACTTCCCGAAT CTGGCCTATGCTGGCAAAATCACCATTGGAACACCCCCTCAGGAGGTGAGGGTCTTATTTGACACCAGCACAGCTGACATGTGGGTGTCCTGCATCCAGTGCCCTAGTTTCTTCAGGC ATACACGCAAGCACTTCAATCATCACTTGTCCACCACCTTCCAGCTCGCAGGCCGGGCCTTCAACGTTCAATGCGGTGTTGGGAGGATTGTTGGATTTATTGGCTCTGACACTGTTCGG ATCATGAACCTTGTCGACCTGGGCCAGGAATTTGGGCTGAGCGTGAAAGAGATTGGGTATCATAATTCATTCTCTGGTGGTGTCCTGGGCCTGGCCTACCCCAGCCGTGCCTCCAAAGGGATCACCCCTGTCTTTGACAAGCTGAAGACACAAGGCctcatttctcagcctgtctttgccttctacttgagcac ccggaaggagaatggcagtgtggtgatgtttggtggggtggaccacagctaccacaaaggacagctcaagtggataccagtgtcccGAACCCACTTCTGGCAGATAACCATGAACTG catcaccatgAATGGGAGGATTGTCGGTTGTTACCTTGGATGTCAGGCTATTCTGGATACCGGGACCTCATTGCTGGCTGGTCCAACTAGACTGGTCACTGTCATCCAGAAGCTTATCAATGCCACGCCTTCCGGTCAACAG TACCTGGTTCCATGCGGCAACATTAGAAAACTGCCTacaatcatcttcaccatcaatcACATTGACTATCCAGTGCCTGCTCAAACCTACGTCTGGAAG agTCCGCATGGCCCTTGTATCAGCATGCTTCAAGGGGGCACAGAGACCTTGAACCAACCGGAGACGTGGGTCCTGGGTAATGCCttcctgaggctgtatttctctgtttatgatcggggaaacaacaggattggcctggctcctgcagtgtAA